A window of uncultured Draconibacterium sp. contains these coding sequences:
- a CDS encoding AIM24 family protein, with product MAFCSNCGNEINAEAAFCGGCGTPVTGKQTSAVNTPAGKVTFDVVNRERLNMVKVELENASFRYEAGAMHYMQGNLELESNVPGVGKMFKSMITKEKIIKPVISGTGTVFMQPSFGEFTILELQNDEWILDQGAYYASELEVEIGAYTNRAISALFSGEKWFQTVVAGTGKVVIVSAGPLEEIELVNDKLVVDGRFTVARTSGVELKVAKATRGIFSTVISGEGLVNTFTGTGKVLIAPVDNYFNTLISIVRNIDYKVQSLNKG from the coding sequence ATGGCATTCTGTTCAAATTGTGGAAATGAAATTAATGCGGAGGCTGCGTTTTGCGGCGGTTGCGGAACTCCGGTGACGGGTAAACAAACATCGGCTGTAAATACCCCTGCCGGGAAAGTAACTTTTGATGTGGTAAATCGCGAGCGTTTAAACATGGTAAAAGTGGAACTTGAAAATGCTTCGTTCCGGTACGAGGCCGGTGCCATGCATTACATGCAGGGAAATCTGGAACTGGAATCGAATGTTCCAGGGGTAGGAAAAATGTTTAAATCGATGATTACCAAAGAGAAGATAATTAAGCCGGTAATTTCGGGAACAGGAACCGTATTTATGCAACCTTCGTTTGGCGAATTTACCATACTCGAACTGCAAAACGATGAATGGATTCTGGATCAGGGAGCTTATTATGCTTCGGAACTTGAGGTAGAAATAGGAGCTTATACCAACCGGGCAATAAGCGCATTGTTTTCGGGCGAAAAATGGTTTCAAACAGTGGTTGCCGGTACCGGAAAAGTGGTAATTGTTTCGGCAGGTCCTTTGGAAGAAATTGAATTGGTAAATGATAAACTGGTTGTTGACGGGCGGTTTACAGTTGCCCGAACTTCCGGAGTGGAACTAAAAGTGGCAAAAGCAACACGTGGTATTTTCTCAACGGTTATTTCGGGAGAAGGTTTGGTAAATACGTTTACCGGTACCGGGAAAGTGCTGATTGCTCCGGTTGATAACTACTTTAATACGCTGATCAGTATCGTTCGAAACATTGATTATAAGGTCCAAAGTCTAAATAAAGGATAA